TCTGTATAGTTACACTGAAAATGAGTTAAAGTTGGTCAGCTTATATTTTTTAGTGGTGTGGCAGAAAGTAAAAGCATGTTTTTTGCTGTTTGCAGACCATGTATTATTGGAACGATAATAAGACATGCCTCATATCCCCAGGACCTGCCCAGCACTGTTTTCAGTGAAAGGTAGATAATTTGCAAATTGAAGCATAACGACAGCCCCTGTCCTCAGGTACAGCTTCTTCTGTATAGGGTTTATGTATTTGACCACATTTAAACCACATTTGCCTATGATTAtgtggcgcatgcgcacaaaacgcgtcaggcacccTGATTTTAAATGGAACTATAAAGACCATTTTTTTAGCAAACTCCGCTGTCTGGTGTGCTTGGAGTTCCTTCAACTACATTTAAACCAACTGACTCCCTATAGAATACCCTGAATGAAAATGGAATTGGGCTGGAACAATCAACTATGCATAGTTTAACAAAATCAGAATACAAATGaatcaaaaatgtgttttttcctaaATTAGTAGATCTTACCATGAATGTAAACATATGTCTCATTGATAATAATGCTTCGAAATGGAGGGGGGTAAAAAATCCTAATTTCACAAGTGTAATTATCTGTGTGCTTGATGTCGAAATTGGATAGAGTGAAGGAAATGCTGCTATCATTGGATTTTGTCCAGTTACATTTAGGATTGTCATTCCAGCTATAAAAGGAGGTATTTTTTCCATCAGTGTACACCATGCAAACTTCCTGTTTCTTATTGCCTCTCATCAAGGTTAGATTAAACTTGGAATCCGTTGAAGGGACATGATGGCAGAGAAGGCAAGGCTCACCATCTTGAGATGCAATAACTACTTTTGGGTAGCTCTTAGACAGTTGTGCTGGAATATAGAAGAAACATCATTAAGGATAATATTGCCAATTCATAAGAATTTACATTTGagtgtatttttctttaaatgctcAGTAAACATATATCAGCCACCAGCCAAACTGTGattataaaaagcacaatactCTCTTATCTGTATATATGCGTGTCTTCTATATACCTGTAGTGTATTGCATTTTAGTTTAATCATCAATAAAAATTAGAAACCCACAAAGATGTGGGGAAAGGTTACAGTGATTGTCATTTCTGGGAACTCAGTCTCATCTTGCATTATAGGTGTCTATTCAATTCCTATCTTTTATCTGCCTACTCACTGCTTGAGCTCATTGAACTACACCTACGTACAAAAGCCCAGAAAACATTACTGGAAATGTTATTGACATTCAGCTGTGCTCAGTGAAGCGGGCTTGGGATCCCCCAGAATTTATATGCAAATATTCATCCTGGAGACACCTtgagggcatatttatgaaattatGTTGTTAATTTTACACCAAAGAAAGGTAATatttaataaaggtatgggacctgttatcaagaatgtgCAGAAtttgtggttttctggataaggaatatttctgtaatttgtatctccataatttgtctactaaaaaatcatttacacataaatccaataggattgctttgcctccaaatTATATTTTGGCCAGTATCAAGTACAATGTAGGGATtcatcattacagaaaaaaggaaatcatttaaatttcttgattataatggagtctatgagagatgggctttctgtaattcagaggtttccagataatggatcctatacctgtactctttaAAGTTTGGGTAAATTTCAATGTAAAGGCTGTAGGTGCAGTTACAAGTCTACATGAGATTTCTGCCAGAATTCACAGAAGAAACCAACAGAAGTCTAGAAACTGTGCTAAGCAGCTGGTGTAGTAAGAAAAACATCACACAAAATGGTATATAGCTTACACAAAAAGGTATATAGCTTACACAATATTACTGTCCATGCCATTTCCTGTTCTTTACTAATGTTATGTAAATGGGCAGAGGTTGGCAGATTTAGGTAAGTCTGGGTATCATTGAACTTAATCTACTATTTGAGAATTTCCACTAAATTTCCTGAGaataaaccatttaaataaaAGTTCACCTTACTTAGATACAAAAGGTGCAGGATCCTGACTTCACTATTGTGTGCTATTTTGCCAGGCTGCCCTCTCCTTGGGACTTACTACAAAATGCTCCAaaaaactgcaaatgatatttaggTCTATGTAAGACTGAAACACTGAAAATAATACACCTCTGAAAAAAATTAACATACAATTGCAACAATATATGGTGGACAGCCCTGGTACAGTATATAGTACTCTTCTCAAagatctttttttattgttttgggcACTATTGTATCCCCATGCTCCATTCTGTTGCTATGTTGCTTCAATGTGATGGGGTGTGGGGGCTATGAGTTTAGataaaatttaaataaagatAGAGAATATTAAAAGGAGCAGTATATCCCCTTGTACAAC
The genomic region above belongs to Xenopus tropicalis strain Nigerian chromosome 9, UCB_Xtro_10.0, whole genome shotgun sequence and contains:
- the LOC100493997 gene encoding inducible T-cell costimulator-like is translated as MNVNLTGFPLFILLVLHAQLSKSYPKVVIASQDGEPCLLCHHVPSTDSKFNLTLMRGNKKQEVCMVYTDGKNTSFYSWNDNPKCNWTKSNDSSISFTLSNFDIKHTDNYTCEIRIFYPPPFRSIIINETYVYIHDLQQCGSGMQEFIIWILTGLAVFLFLCCIFTFCLWIQNRFRRKCLSQGNTQNNECNSEYMPMASVNPAKRPVIPRL